A genomic window from Motacilla alba alba isolate MOTALB_02 chromosome 6, Motacilla_alba_V1.0_pri, whole genome shotgun sequence includes:
- the FAS gene encoding tumor necrosis factor receptor superfamily member 6, with translation MPGSPANHEEKGLYKLDYNHGPPKAIESCQNLKDENAYRTNAVGLVSSGPCLASPSCRVGVPGQAPAIPAAPGTPERELRGLAPCHRRALSPGLSRRCPRLPWRPEPLPGAGSARPAPRPPRAVPCRAVRSRAVPCRAVPCRAGGGPGRVCQHGRSRRGRARAARAVPQGRATSSRKVTGSGGMGTVRDGGGVARGLLALLLVCLLIIEIQCKNDTEAQITSNRRIISRREITCKEDEYNLDTECCKKCRSGFVKNISCPKDIIKHCAPCEKGKEFMNHPNDLDKCLRCRWCDSASGWEVVKNCTPEENTQCACAKNYFCDPAGCHSCLPCTKCESGVIEKQCTSASDTVCGTKEPATLWWIIALVVLVVLLAIAGAIVCYKRKQKGLTINEPPSNGVYKPQPENVPLIVPDVDLSSHIPGIVAEMTLPEVKKFVRHHHVSEPAIDQSIQDYPGDTSEQKIKLFRVWYQSHGMKGAYGTLISSLRELKMCAVADTVEEKLKAAISSSQEGGRSYNPDTERSKTCTQEGGNSYNESAELSKAYTVSLEET, from the exons CTCGATTACAACCATGGTCCTCCCAAGGCAATCGAATCATGTCAAAACCTGAAAGATGAAAACGCATATCG CACTAATGCTGTTGGCTTGGTGAGCTCGGGGCCGTGCCTGGCATCCCCGAGCTGCCGAGTGGGTGTCCCCGGCCAAGCACCCGCGATCCCCGCGGCGCCCGGGACACCCGAGCGGGAGCTCCGTGGCCTCGCTCCCTGTCACCGCAGGGCGCTGAGCCCGGGGCTGTCCCGCCGCTGTCCGCGGCTCCCCTGGCGGCCGGAGCCCCTGCCCGGGGCCGGATCAGCGCGCCCGGCCCCACGGCCGCCCcgagccgtgccgtgccgtgccgtgcggagccgtgccgtgccgtgccgtgccgtgccgtgccgtgccggggGCGGGCCCGGCCGTGTTTGCCAACATGGGAGGAGCCGGCGGGGCAGGGCGCGGGCAGCTCGGGCTGTCCCGCAGGGACGGGCCACTTCCAGCCGGAAGGTGACGGGCAGCGGCGGCATGGGGACGGTGCGGGACGGCGGCGGCGTGGCCCGGGGgctccttgccctgctcctC GTGTGTCTCTTAATTATTGAAATACAGTGCAAAAATGATACTGAAGCTCAAATAACATCCAATAGGAGGATCATTTCCAGGAGGGAAATTACCTGCAAGGAAGATGAATACAATTTAGATACTGAGTGTTGCAAGAAATGTAGAAGTG gttttgttaaaaatatctCCTGCCCAAAAGATATCATCAAACACTGTGCTCCTtgtgagaaaggaaaggaattcaTGAATCACCCTAATGACTTGGACAAGTGTTTGAGATGCAGATGGTGTGACAGCGCGTCGG GTTGGGAGGTTGTGAAGAACTGTACCCCAGAAGAGAACACACAGTGTGCCTGTGCAAAGAACTATTTTTGCGATCCTGCAGGATGTCACAGTTGTTTACCATGTACCAA ATGTGAAAGCGGTGTAATTGAAAAACAATGTACTTCAGCTTCAGACACTGTATGTGGAACAAAAG AACCAGCAACGCTGTGGTGGATCATTGCTTTGGTAGTTTTGGTAGTACTACTAGCAATAGCTGGAGCAATAGTCTGTT acaagagaaaacagaagggtCTTACAATCAATGAGCCCCCAAGTAATGGAGTTTACAAACCACAGCCA gagaatgTACCTCTCATAGTTCCAG ATGTTGACCTGAGCAGCCACATTCCTGGTATTGTGGCAGAGATGACACTCCCAGAAGTCAAGAAATTTGTTCGTCACCACCATGTATCAGAACCTGCCATAGACCAGAGCATTCAGGATTATCCTGGTGATACATCTGAACAGAAGATTAAGCTGTTTCGAGTCTGGTATCAAAGTCATGGGATGAAGGGAGCCTATGGAACCCTAATAAGCAGCCTGAGAGAGTTAAAAATGTGTGCTGTAGCTGATACAGTTGAGGAAAAACTGAAGGCAGCTATTTCCAGCTCTCAGGAAGGGGGACGGTCTTATAATCCTGACACTGAGCGAAGCAAAACTTGCACTCAGGAAGGTGGAAACTCTTACAATGAGAGTGCTGAGCTAAGTAAAGCCTATACTGTTAGTTTGGAAGAGACCTAG